A genome region from Paludibacterium sp. B53371 includes the following:
- a CDS encoding nucleoside-diphosphate sugar epimerase/dehydratase translates to MLEKMLSFSRHNKMVLLMLMDAILLPLALWSAVVLRLGGSWDPKLNPFLWIFFVPPFWVIPIFIHLGLYRAVLKYLDDKIVYTVFSGVTLAVLVLTAVIALSGMHPFPRSSIIIFWVFAMAYLGGSRFLLRGLVRRIDAVDAPREHVIIYGAGRAGVQLMLALQAGREYRPMAFVDDNPSLWRRTFRGVAVHGPQELPILIKETSSKLILLALPSVSRSRQREILESLESLRVPIKRLPGMADLVSGEVRVEELKEVDIEDLLGREPVPPRRELMSANIEDRVVMVTGAGGSIGSELVRQIVQCRPRLLVLFELSEYNLYAIDHELSVMAPNCPRVALLGSVGDAARMRQVMQAFQVETVYHAAAYKHVPMVEHNPVSGILNNAFGTDTAAQAAEDCGVDTFVLISTDKAVRPTNVMGATKRLAELVLQARHARGSRTRFVMVRFGNVLGSSGSVVPLFKRQIKQGGPVTVTHPDITRYFMTIPEAAQLVIQAGAMGQGGDVFVLDMGQPVRIADLARRMIHLSGLEVKDANRPHGDIEIRFSGLRPGEKLYEELLIGDNVLDTEHERIMRAQESLIAEPALRALLDRLQAACHELDAVSAFELMKSVVQEFNAAPSTQDWVVKATRE, encoded by the coding sequence ATGCTGGAAAAAATGCTTTCGTTTTCGCGCCACAACAAGATGGTGCTGCTGATGTTGATGGATGCCATCCTGCTGCCGCTGGCTTTATGGAGTGCGGTGGTGCTGCGGCTGGGTGGCAGCTGGGATCCGAAGCTGAATCCTTTTCTGTGGATTTTCTTTGTCCCGCCTTTCTGGGTGATTCCGATTTTCATCCATCTCGGCTTGTACCGGGCGGTGCTCAAGTATCTGGACGACAAGATCGTCTACACGGTGTTCAGCGGGGTGACCCTGGCCGTGCTGGTGCTCACGGCGGTGATTGCCCTGTCTGGCATGCATCCGTTTCCGCGTTCCTCGATCATTATTTTCTGGGTGTTCGCCATGGCTTATCTTGGCGGCAGCCGTTTTCTGCTGCGCGGCCTGGTGCGCCGGATCGATGCGGTGGATGCTCCGCGCGAGCATGTCATCATCTATGGTGCCGGCCGGGCGGGTGTGCAGCTGATGCTGGCCTTGCAGGCGGGCCGGGAATACCGGCCGATGGCTTTTGTCGATGACAATCCTTCGTTGTGGCGCCGGACTTTCCGCGGTGTCGCGGTGCATGGTCCGCAGGAGCTGCCGATCCTGATCAAGGAGACGTCGTCCAAGCTGATTTTGCTGGCCTTGCCTTCGGTCAGTCGCTCGCGGCAGCGCGAGATTCTGGAGAGTCTCGAGTCGCTGCGCGTGCCGATCAAGCGGTTGCCGGGGATGGCGGATCTGGTGTCGGGCGAGGTGCGGGTTGAAGAGCTCAAGGAGGTTGATATTGAGGATTTGCTCGGTCGGGAGCCGGTGCCGCCTCGTCGCGAGTTGATGTCGGCCAATATCGAAGATCGGGTGGTGATGGTGACCGGTGCCGGTGGCTCGATCGGCTCGGAGCTGGTGCGGCAGATTGTCCAGTGTCGCCCGCGGTTGCTGGTCTTGTTCGAGCTGTCGGAATACAACCTGTATGCGATTGACCACGAGCTGTCGGTCATGGCGCCGAACTGTCCGCGTGTGGCCTTGCTGGGGTCGGTCGGTGATGCCGCGCGCATGCGTCAGGTGATGCAGGCTTTCCAGGTCGAGACGGTCTATCATGCGGCGGCCTACAAGCATGTGCCGATGGTCGAGCATAATCCGGTCTCCGGCATCCTCAACAATGCCTTCGGGACCGACACGGCCGCCCAGGCCGCGGAAGATTGCGGGGTCGATACCTTTGTGCTGATCTCCACGGACAAGGCGGTGCGTCCGACCAATGTCATGGGGGCGACCAAACGCCTGGCCGAGCTGGTGTTGCAGGCTCGTCATGCGCGTGGCAGCCGCACTCGTTTTGTCATGGTGCGTTTCGGTAATGTTCTCGGTTCGTCCGGTTCGGTGGTGCCCTTGTTCAAGCGTCAGATCAAGCAGGGTGGGCCGGTGACGGTGACGCATCCCGACATCACGCGCTATTTCATGACCATTCCCGAAGCGGCGCAGCTGGTGATTCAGGCCGGGGCCATGGGGCAGGGGGGGGATGTGTTCGTGCTGGATATGGGGCAACCGGTGCGGATTGCCGATCTGGCGCGCCGCATGATCCATTTGTCCGGGCTGGAGGTGAAGGATGCCAACCGGCCGCATGGTGATATCGAGATCCGTTTCAGTGGCCTGCGTCCGGGGGAGAAGCTCTATGAAGAGCTGCTGATCGGCGACAATGTGCTGGATACCGAGCATGAGCGCATCATGCGGGCCCAGGAGTCGCTGATTGCCGAGCCGGCGTTGCGTGCCTTGCTGGATCGCCTGCAGGCAGCTTGCCACGAACTGGATGCTGTTTCGGCTTTCGAGCTGATGAAGTCGGTGGTGCAGGAATTCAATGCCGCGCCCAGTACGCAGGACTGGGTGGTCAAGGCCACCCGCGAGTGA